The genomic DNA TTTGAAATACTGTGAACTCATttatatttgttggataccaatttttgtggatatcTTGGGGACAGGGGAACCACAAATTTCAATGTTCAACGAAAGGAATGTATGCAGAATTTGCCAAAACACTAAATttaatatccacgaaaatacaAGTTTTCATAATTCCACAAAAATTagtatccacaaaaataaaagaatccacagtaattgGAGATTGTTATGTTGGATCATAGACAACAAGtcacatactagtatatgattTTCAACCTGATAAGGTTATTAGttgtgatggttttttttgtgacaTGTATAGCAACATAtggttttgataatttaaaaacaaacatgagGATGTTCTATGTATAAATGCCAGAGGAGAAAATTGTTGGCCTATCGAATCCAACAGATTAAACAAAATGGCACAAATTCTCAAATTTTGATGTTTGCAGTAGATATAAATATTAGATTATTTAGTCTCAATTTGTTTTTCAGGACTATGGACCAAAGGTGAACTTCAAAaagaagaaactaaaattagCAGAGTTCACAGGACTTCCAGATTTCAGCAAAGACATATATGACCGAATGAAAACGGTAGACATGTTGTCAGATTTTAAACCTGTTGAACTTTGTAACTTAGAATATTCTTCAGAACGAGGAGCATCTATTGATCCACATTTTGATGACTTTTGGCTTTGGGGAGAAAGACTCGTCACTCTAAATCTTCTATCTGATTCAGTTctttgttttacaaatgatGACGTTCCTAGGACAGAGGTACATTTGCCGATGTATCAAAGATCTTTGTTAGTCGTTTACGGTCCAGCTCGAAACAAATGGAAACATGCAATACATAGAGGTgacatcaaaaacaaaagaattgcTGTTACATTGAGAGAACTGTCCAATGAATTTCAAAGAGGGGGAGGCAGAGAAGAAGAAGGAAACAATTTAATAGATATAGCTCTGACTTTTAAGGGTACAGCTATTGGAGTTCACAAGATGTCAGAGCATTCTGAaccttgaaaattaaaaattgtaatgCATAATGAATTTGAATCTTTCTTgaattgttaaaaatgaaacaacacagttatatgattatatttagtctattcatatttgatatttatatttttatatgactgCCAAAACTAGTGGTGgttgtatattggtatgacgttgGCGTCGACATAGTCGTTTCGTCTGAAAACTCATTGGTTTTCGCtctataactttagttaaaagtaaatagaaatctatgacatttaaacaaaaggtttatgaccacaaaaggaaggttgggatagattatgggagttttggtcccaacagtttaggaattaggggccaaaaaggggcccaaataagcatttttatgggttttcgcaccataactttagtacaaatgtataggtaattaaaaatctatgaaatttatacacaaggtttattaccataaaagggagtttgggattgattttgggagttttggtcccaacagtttaggaattaggggccaaaaggggcccaaataagcatttttattggttttcgcaccattaCTTTAGTATAGGTTATTagaatctatgaaatttaaacataaaagcgaggttgggattgattttgggagttttatacccaacagtttaggaataaagggcccaaagggtTTAAAATAACAGTTGATATAAgtgcagtggcagatccagagcaGGGGCTGATCCAGCCAtttcaaaaggggggttccaGCTATACATCCCCATTTTAAGGCATTGATcagccaaaaaaaaggggggttccaatcccGGACCTCCCGCTCTAGATCCTCCAATGCAGAGGGAGGTGGCGGTTCAGGGCTTGGAACCATCTCTTTAATAAATGGCTATATCTGCCCCCTGACATGAACTAGAGgcaaaaaaaggagaaaaacatGGActgaaggttttttttctggttAAGCACTATtgagacaatttaaaagcagtgaaAGGGAGGTAACCCAAATGTTTGATTACCTTTTACAGCGCTTTTGAATTATGtataacaaaattttgtaatttagaGGTCAAGAAGTTACTATTAAATTTATGATGATTGAAGAATATTGATTTTAGCCCTggtttttgttgagcctgcgacttttgtcgcagaaagctcgacatagggatagtgatccggcggtgGCGACGgcgtgttagctcacttcttaaaagctttatgttttagaaggtgggagacctggatgcttcatactttgtatatggatgcctcatgttacgaagtttccgtcagtcacatgtccaatgtccttgacctcattttcatggttcagtgactacttgaaaaaaaaagttaagatttttttagtCGGAGATAACTAACTCTGTCGTCCAACAGCTGTTTTGCTAGACAAGTACGGTCGTGGGACAGCCCTGCTTATCAGCAGTTGGATGACAGAGTAATGCATGTAATGTTGGACTACTGTCTCTGGGTCTAAGCTATTTTCAAGTTAAAATTAATAGATCGTTATCAGGTAATAATCTCTACAAGATTTTTGgttggttttatttttacattttttaatacctTCAAGTCTCACAATTCAAAACACTCTATCATTGTCAATATCTTGATTTTTGTCGAgactgcaacttttgttgcagaaagctcgacataaggatagtgatccggcggcggagGCTACGGCGGCAActacggcggcggcggtgttagctcacttcctaaaagcattatattttagaaggtgaaagacctggatactttgtatatagatgccttatgttacgaagttttagtcagtcacatgtcaaatgtccttgacctcattttcatggttcagtgaccacttgaaaaaaaagttaatatttttggaatgtttaattctctcttattataagtaataggataactatatttggtatgtgcgtaccttgcaaggtcctctcGCCTGTCAGACatttttcacttgaccttgacctcatttcatggatcagtgagcaaggttaagttttggtggtcaagtccatttctgagatactataagcaataggtctagtatattcgatGTAaggaagcactgtaaggtgtacatgtccaactggcaggtgtcatctgaccttgaccttatgttcatggttcagtggttatagttaagtttttgtgttttgttctgtttttcttataccatgtatactgtatgcaataagtcttctatattttgtgtatggaatggttgtaaggtgtacaggtctacctggcaggtgtcatatgaccttgacctcatttaaatggttcagtggtcaaagttaagtttttgagttttggcctttttttctgatactatatgcaataggtcaactatatttggtgtatggaaatatttcatgatctatatacatgtcagtcgcgcaggttttatttgaccttgacctcattttttactgttcattgctcagtgttaagcttttgtgttttggtctgtttttctgaaACTAaaagcaataagtcaattttatttgttgtatggaagaattgttagctgtacatgcctacctggcatggtttatctgaccttgacctcattttcatggttcaaaggtcaacgtttagttttcttggtttatgttaagtttatgtgacagttgtaataaaactttattattaggactatcaacataatatcaatgattagtaaagaaggcgagacttttcagtgtgtgcactcttgtgtatgttattttctatttttagacttatttaaatgggTAATTATTCGTTGCAAATTCCAatggaaatttgaattgaaattttgaccAAACTTcatatctaataaaatttgttgatttagctaacttatatttgtattaagtaacattcgtttatagctgaaaattgttttaaagttgaataagctacaattaaaaatgtcttgTCAGTCCCTCTCTGTGATTACCATAAGATAACTCTAGTTCatttcccaatcaatctatcatcAAGGGAAGGGAAGTCAAATTGTTCGATTTTcattcatagttttttttttaaatgatgaacggttctttatattggtatgtattaattttaaacgtttcaaatttatgaaattatattcgtacatcaatgtttttgatacaccaataacaaaaacagtaaaaatattgaattgatacattttgtaattaatcaaaattatatcagaaacctaaacttaattataaaaaaatgaacctgttaaggggagacaatACTCGCTTAACTGTTTtaaattggcacataatacaacggaatgtcactcatgcatacaaatggcacatcattataattaattaactgtgcaatcgtgctccaccttcaatgatgattctcaattataaatataaccaacaGCTGTTAATCTATACttagtgaagactaatgaaagctaacccactgtaaaaatatttcttttcaaatttttaaaacttcctcagaaaaatgctcgagccacttgactttcatagctcaaaattaacgtttttacgcaatatttgaataaagaagttaaagattattcgtttctcaaagtgtaagacgcaataaaaatcgtatgcttACACCATCTTAccgaaatacggatttaattaagttctgaacatttcgacatttcttcgtttattttatcaaaaccggttttaaacaaatcacaagtacgtgttaagatccgactaaatacatatttcccgatatggtcaggtaaaTTTGCTAGTTTGTGTTCTTTGGaacaaggggggggggggggggggcacaaATATTTATGGTAATCTCGGAGCATACAAATCATGCTTGAAACTTTAAATTCAGCATTTTAATTGGCTCATTTCGGAGTATAAAACAGACTTGAACATTTTAGGCCTGTTCCTGTCATTGTAACTCTTCTGAAACAGCACAACAGAATTTATGAAGCTTGTAGATAATAAgtacatactatgtagatgtgcatatcgacaggaaatttcgattcaattttgtttctagGAGTGATGCCCCTTTAACTAAAATTTTGGCCAAaatatactactgcaacagtttgtcatcgcaactcctctgaaaccacacaacaaaatttcatgaaacttgtagataataaggacattcTGAATAGATGTGCCATTCAACAGGAaattatgatgttttttttttaggagttatgccccttttacTCAAACATTTGGCCTAATTATACTACtacaacagtttgtcatcgcaacttctCATGAATTATATTCTCATTTACGATGTTGGAGAAATTTTGTTGAATATGtgcatagaccaaggtgagcctCTAGGTATTGTCGAGCATTTAAATTTTAGAGATGGCAGACCTGGCTggttcacactttgtatatagatgccttatgtgACGAAGTTTCTGTCTGTCACATGTCCATTACACTTAATCTCATATgtatggttcagtgactactttaaaaaaaagaattgttatGTAAGTTTCCTCTCCAATaatgagtaataggataattatatttggtatgtgcgttaTCATGCCCGTTacacagttttcacttgaccttgacctgatTTTATTGATCAGCGAACAAGGATAAGTTTTTTTGTGGCCAAGACTATATCTCAGATAAtgtaagcaataggtcttgtaTATTCGATGTATtgaaggattgtaaggtgttaCGGTACATGTCCAACcgtgacaggtgtcatctgaccttgaccttatgtTCATGGTTCAGGGGCCAAAGTTAAGTTTTGGAGTTTTTGTCTTTCCTTCTAATACTTCAtgcaaaaggtcaactatatttgatgtatggaaacATTTTATGATGTACAGGTCAGGctcacaggttttatttgacattaacctcattttcacggtttaTTTCTTAGTGTAAAGTATACGTGTTTTTGgtctgtttcttagaaactataagcaaaTAGTTCAACTagatttgttgtatggaaggattgtaagctgtacatgtctgccttgAACGGTTCATCTGACCTTCACCCCATTCTCATGGTTCATTGAACAATGTTTAGTTGTCTTGgttaagtctgtttcttagaaactttaagcaataggtcaactatatttagcgtataaaatgattgtaaggtgtgcatgtatttctcatttgttttatatgactTTGACCTTACTCTTGAAGCATGTTTATGTATTAGTTGTAGTAAGGCTTTCTAAACTATTTAGGACAATCAGCATATTAATATCAATGGTTGGTAAAGAAGGCGatacatttcagcgtgtgcactcttctCAGCAATAGGTTAACTATATATAGCGTATTGGATGAATGTCAGGTGTGCATGTATGTCTTGTTTCTAGTATTTcggcgtgtgcactcttgtatttatttttgtcgtGTTCATTTTCACTAAATTTTAATGAGTACATGGATAACTCtatttggtatatgggttcCTTACTATATCTACATGTCAATCAGACAGAGGTCATCTGACCTGACCTCagttcatggatcagtgatcaaggttaaaGTTACATGATTATGTCTCTGTTTCTTATTTAAGCAGTAGTGTATGTCAACTATTTGTGGTGTATGGAATACTTGTTAGTGGTGTATGTTAGTCTTTCAGgttttatctgaccttgacctgatttttttatatgtactttTCTAGTATTATACAAAACGTCAGCTCTATCTGGTGtatagaataattgtaaggtgaacatgccTGTCTGACAGGAGTTATTTGACCTTTACCTTATTGTCTTTGATCTTAAAACATGTTGAGTTTATTTGATACTTGTTATGAGTAAAACCTTAAACTTGAAGTCAGCTAGTGATGCATGTAAGTTGAACAGACGAGAAATTTCAGAGTGCTCACtctttgtttgtgtgttttgtattttagtacaaatatttttggtatttttgtcaCATAGGAACACTTTGGTATTTTTGACACATATATAGGAACACTTTGGTATTTTTGACACATAGGAGCctctattttatttaacatacaagtatattatacatatttgatatttttctctcCCTTAAATCTATTGCTAGGTATATAATTCCTGATGGCAATGCGAGTCTTGTCCGGTTGTTGATCTTTGTTCTGTTGTgcactgtttttttctttttcttttttatcttttaccGGGGGAAAATAGGCATATtactttggaaaaaaaaagctttttacttttatagatatatatataattcttctTCTTATTCAATTATGACCAACTGTAAATAGAAAAcactaaaatttgcaaaagttGTCTTCAAAAGTCATGTAAATATTAAGTCCGAGATAACTATGACTTCAACGCTGGGTTTCCAACGGAGCCAGCTTATCTGACAAAACTGtggttggacgtcagagtaatctcggactagtaAATCTCGAGAAAAGTACGGCAGCTTGAATTTTACCTCTCCCTCTCCATCTCATAGTAGTACCAATATCGCTCCCTGAAAGTGCCATACATTTACGAAAACGCGCACCACAAAGTATTGCACACATGTAGAAATGCCGTGTGAGGCCAATCCAATATGACTTGTTTCTTATCAATCCTAAATGAACATTCGGATAATtgtaatctttcaaaatatttctggGTACTGAatacattgatagtaaaaaagtGCTAAATTTTTCGACGAACACGGCGCAAACTTGAGGATATCATATTTTGCTTTCGTTTAATGTTTGGTTAAACAATcgaaatttttctcatttgatttgtttaacattttgcGATtttggagccttttatagctcacGTTGAGATATGAGGTTTCGGCTTATTGTTGAAGCCAGTACGttgcatatttatacatttggTCTCAGGTGAATAGTTATCATAGTTGATGGTaccatatatctatatatacagTGCGTTTATTTTCCTTGGCGATATTTCCCCCAAAACATCCCGGTATATACATGCCCATTATCTTTCACAATTtagcaagaaaaaaatattgtgcgTCCAATGTAGGTCAATTTACTTTTGggtttttacaacaaaagagtaaatatctatttttagtATTTCATTTCTATAATAATACCTTCTttagtggcggatccagaacttttca from Mytilus trossulus isolate FHL-02 chromosome 8, PNRI_Mtr1.1.1.hap1, whole genome shotgun sequence includes the following:
- the LOC134681382 gene encoding alpha-ketoglutarate-dependent dioxygenase alkB homolog 4-like; translated protein: MDKTCGCKGIRSCILCENQETPTNQQDCQKSDCVDTYDFCCHCGKAWIQTSKESDKDEEKFSNCEMITTQQCCESHDEQGTRKFIHFPGIQIYCDFINKTEEQTICDKIYETPFCLSQSGRRKQDYGPKVNFKKKKLKLAEFTGLPDFSKDIYDRMKTVDMLSDFKPVELCNLEYSSERGASIDPHFDDFWLWGERLVTLNLLSDSVLCFTNDDVPRTEVHLPMYQRSLLVVYGPARNKWKHAIHRGDIKNKRIAVTLRELSNEFQRGGGREEEGNNLIDIALTFKGTAIGVHKMSEHSEP